The proteins below are encoded in one region of Penicillium psychrofluorescens genome assembly, chromosome: 4:
- a CDS encoding uncharacterized protein (ID:PFLUO_006916-T1.cds;~source:funannotate), whose translation MFRNTLMSTSDAVLLFDAGAGQAQGSRPFQEDRCTFILPDQFPAQTDDKLAFFAIYDGHGSELVSEHASRNLHHILAKRPEFDQGDYVAAIRGALSDMDGELLETFKHKTSEPAMSGSTVAVCFVNLTTGDFIVSNLGDSCVILAERDPKTDRPYHIRRLTKAHKPDVPSEQARIEKAGGKVNTRSGTARVGSLNMSRAIGDLQYKNPVNTLDDDSSTLYTRRASSSSTPSEARGDYLSNEPYTSHYTLQPDRRYLLVIVSDGVSDHTDDTSLIQHVMKLSMRGMRASDVAQEIASTAGNRPTSDNASCIVAMLDGQKS comes from the exons ATGTTCCGCAACACGCTCATGTCCACATCGGACGCCGTCCTGCTCTTCGACGCGGGAGCAGGCCAA GCGCAAGGAAGCCGACCATTCCAGGAAGACCGTTGCACATTTATTCTGCCGGACCAATTCCCTGCCCAGACAGATGACAAGCTCGCTTTTTTTGCTATCTACGATGGACA TGGCTCTGAATTGGTTTCGGAACATGCCAGTCGCAACCTACACCATATTCTAGCCAAGCGCCCCGAGTTTGATCAGGGAGACTACGTCGCAGCCATTCGAGGAGCCTTGTCAGATATGGACGGAGAATTGCTCGAGACTTTCAAGCATAAAACATCTGAGCCAGCAATGTCTGGATCTACGGTTGCTGTGTGTTTCGTGAATCTGACAACGGGAGATTTCATTGTCTCCAACCTCGGCGATTCGTGCGTCATCCTGGCGGAGCGGGATCCTAAAACAGACCGTCCATACCATATT CGCCGCCTGACCAAGGCTCACAAGCCCGATGTGCCCAGCGAACAGGCCCGCATCGAGAAAGCAGGCGGCAAGGTCAATACACGCAGCGGAACTGCCCGCGTTG GCTCTTTGAACATGTCCCGAGCTATCGGCGACCTGCAGTACAAGAACCCGGTCAACACCCTCGATGACGACAGCTCCACACTATACACCCGACGagcatcctcatcgtccacTCCGTCCGAAGCAAGAGGAGACTATTTATCAAACGAGCCCTATACGTCCCATTACACATTGCAGCCAGACCGTCGGTACTTGCTGGTCATTGTCTCTGACGGCGTGAGTGACCACACGGATGACACCAGTTTGATTCAACATGTAATGAAGCTGTCGATGCGTGGGATGAGGGCTAGCGATGTTGCGCAGGAGATCGCATCCACTGCTGGCAATCGCCCCACCAGTGACAATGCCTCTTGTATCGTTGCGATGCTGGATGGACAAAAGTCGTGA
- a CDS encoding uncharacterized protein (ID:PFLUO_006917-T1.cds;~source:funannotate): protein MQLPETRAVKWDVTWHDRDRVSPGYWFVAPIADGEPESSGTRRFHQYQVGPYIYDENGILIWAGSYLFENRNVFDFKPLHNIGEDPRLSFIEQRDASGRTRGQGIILSQNYTIEKAVGALQDIKEFNVREFNVLPGGQFALACVDKEEKIPLHELGRPGEDSYLITGGFYEVDTETGQIAFKWRSDGPENVNLLESIKLDGDSPAADKPGYDYVHINSVDKNEDGDYLISLRYTNTIYLISGEDGSIIWRFGGSESDFLVDFKFSKQHDARFVKSNGTHHTITLFNNAADENEREERVSAALLVELDTTVSPMKATLLRRLQRPDGGLSRFRGNAQYLNNDNIFVGWGDAGYLTEFAPNGDKLVEARFVSSRFSTYRAYKSAFVGRPIEPPDVVATVVGTDSDSLITTIYVSWNGATEVDSWNFYAQGWKKQYPILIGNVKKVDFETLYVAAGFMDWISAEALDREGNVLGTSEVQRTETPPQWGTAGFRESSEPTAEDPALRYSEDGTWREHHDRPETARDMLRILANIKAIGTFFIFVLAAGVVGASSVGIYWAVKRRRERESYKHVPADNEDREEMFEAPEIEPSNSEKYQSRDSRE, encoded by the exons ATGCAGCTCCCCGAAACTAGGGCCGTGAAATGGGATGTCACATGGCATGACCGCGATCGCGTGAGCCCCGGATATTGGTTTGTCGCGCCAATTGCGGATGGCGAACCCGAATCTTCTGGAACAAGAAGATTCCATCAGTATCAAGTTGGACCGTATATTTATGATGAAAACGGG ATCCTCATCTGGGCCGGCTCATACCTGTTCGAAAACCGCAATGTATTCGATTTCAAACCCCTTCACAACATCGGCGAAGACCCACGCCTCTCCTTTATTGAGCAACGAGATGCGAGCGGCAGGACCCGTGGACAGGGAATTATTCTGAGCCAGAACTACACGATTGAAAAGGCCGTGGGGGCCCTACAAGACATCAAAGAATTTAACGTCCGTGAATTCAACGTGCTCCCCGGAGGCCAGTTTGCGTTGGCCTGCGtggacaaggaggagaagattcCTCTTCATGAACTTGGTCGCCCTGGCGAAGACTCATATCTCATTACGGGCGGGTTTTACGAGGTTGATACGGAGACCGGTCAGATTGCTTTCAAGTGGAGGTCAGATGGACCTGAAAACGTCAACCTTCTCGAGTCCATCAAGCTCGACGGGGACTCTCCCGCCGCAGACAAACCAGGATACGACTACGTACATATTAACTCGGTTGACAAGAACGAGGACGGCGACTACTTGATCTCTTTGCGATATACCAACACCATCTATCTGATCTCCGGCGAGGATGGTTCTATCATATGGCGATTCGGCGGATCCGAGAGCGACTTCCTCGTTGACTTCAAATTCTCCAAGCAGCACGACGCCAGATTCGTCAAATCGAACGGAACGCACCACACAATTACCCTTTTTAACAACGCAGCTGATGAGAacgagagagaagagagggtATCTGCCGCTTTACTCGTGGAGCTGGACACCACCGTTAGCCCCATGAAAGCCACTCTCCTTCGTCGGCTACAGCGGCCTGACGGAGGACTTTCCCGCTTTCGAGGAAATGCACAGTATCTCAATAATGACAATATCTTTGTCGGATGGGGTGATGCGGGTTATCTTACTGAGTTCGCACCTAACGGCGACAAACTGGTCGAGGCTCGATTTGTTTCTTCCCGCTTCAGCACCTACCGGGCCTACAAATCCGCGTTCGTCGGACGACCCATCGAACCACCTGATGTGGTGGCCACTGTGGTAGGGACCGATTCAGACAGCCTAATAACCACTATTTATGTTAGCTGGAACGGTGCAACAGAAGTCGATTCTTGGAACTTCTACGCTCagggatggaagaagcaaTATCCCATCTTGATTGGAAACGTCAAGAAGGTCGATTTCGAAACCCTATACGTCGCAGCCGGCTTCATGGACTGGATCTCTGCCGAAGCGCTCGACCGCGAAGGCAACGTCTTAGGCACGTCCGAAGTCCAACGCACAGAGACTCCTCCCCAATGGGGAACCGCAGGCTTCAGGGAATCAAGTGAACCTACTGCTGAGGACCCAGCTCTTCGCTACTCAGAGGATGGTACATGGAGAGAGCACCACGACCGCCCAGAAACGGCCAGGGATATGCTCAGAATCCTTGCCAATATCAAAGCAATCGGGACCTTCTTCATTTTCGTGCTGGCTGCGGGTGTCGTAGGCGCATCGAGCGTGGGGATTTATTGGGCTGTGAAAAGGcggcgagagagagagtcCTACAAGCATGTTCCTGCGGATAATGAGGATAGAGAAGAAATGTTTGAGGCCCCGGAGATTGAGCCGTCTAACTCTGAGAAGTATCAGTCGCGAGACTCGCGAGAGTGA